A window of Desulfonispora thiosulfatigenes DSM 11270 contains these coding sequences:
- a CDS encoding dihydroorotate dehydrogenase electron transfer subunit has protein sequence MKLITAKVINQVKIAKDQFVLRLYCPDIVLAAKPGQFITLKIHEQPLLRRPFSIHYIDKEKGYLEIFYQVVGRTTKDLSNLSEDADVSLLGPLGNGFTLKENSKALLIGGGLGQAPLRFLATELKLLNTEVEVLLGARHEEGLKNLECFMDQTGNIHCATEDGSKGVKGFVTEVLPDIIKEFKPDIIYTCGPIPMLKAIKEIATKSQILCQISLEKTMACGIGVCLGCTCKSKNDEKYPKVCIDGPVFWAEGVDIDE, from the coding sequence ATGAAGTTAATAACTGCTAAGGTTATTAATCAAGTGAAAATAGCAAAGGATCAATTTGTACTAAGACTATATTGCCCTGATATAGTCTTAGCTGCAAAGCCTGGTCAATTTATTACCTTAAAAATACATGAACAACCTTTATTAAGAAGACCATTTAGTATTCATTATATAGATAAAGAAAAAGGTTATTTAGAAATATTTTATCAAGTAGTGGGAAGGACGACAAAAGATTTAAGTAATTTAAGTGAAGATGCTGATGTTTCACTCCTTGGTCCACTAGGAAATGGATTTACTTTAAAAGAAAATAGTAAAGCTTTATTAATAGGTGGGGGACTAGGACAAGCTCCTTTAAGATTTTTAGCTACGGAATTAAAGTTATTAAACACTGAGGTAGAAGTCCTACTAGGAGCTAGACATGAAGAAGGTTTGAAGAATTTAGAGTGTTTTATGGATCAGACAGGTAATATTCACTGCGCAACAGAAGATGGTAGTAAGGGAGTAAAAGGCTTTGTAACAGAAGTTTTACCAGATATTATTAAAGAATTTAAACCCGATATTATTTATACTTGTGGTCCAATTCCAATGCTTAAGGCAATCAAGGAAATTGCAACTAAAAGTCAAATCTTATGTCAAATTTCTTTAGAAAAAACCATGGCTTGTGGAATAGGAGTTTGCTTAGGATGTACCTGTAAGAGTAAAAATGATGAAAAATACCCTAAGGTTTGTATAGATGGGCCTGTATTTTGGGCGGAGGGGGTAGATATAGATGAGTAA
- a CDS encoding dihydroorotate dehydrogenase encodes MSKVNLSQTMMGINFENPVLTASGTYGFGTEYNEIIDVSKLGGIVSKGLTLESRKGNPGVRLKETPSGLLNCIGLENPGVEKFITDYLPKMIKLNTKIIANISGNTLDDYKLIAEKLDLNEINALEVNISCPNVKAGGMAFGTDAKMVEKVTNTVKSATSLPVIVKLSPNVTDITEMALAAESGGADGLALINTLLGMSVDINRQKPSLGNVFGGLSGPAIKPVALRMVWQVFQKVNIPIIGLGGISKWEDAVEFMLAGASLVMVGTSNFSNPLAPLEIIEGIEKYCEKNNLSSVSDLIGLAQKGE; translated from the coding sequence ATGAGTAAGGTTAATCTTAGTCAGACCATGATGGGAATTAATTTTGAAAATCCTGTTTTAACTGCCTCTGGTACCTATGGATTTGGAACTGAATATAATGAGATTATCGATGTAAGTAAATTAGGTGGTATTGTTTCTAAAGGATTAACCTTAGAATCACGTAAAGGCAATCCCGGCGTCAGGCTAAAGGAAACTCCCTCTGGTTTATTAAATTGCATCGGACTAGAAAACCCTGGTGTAGAAAAATTTATTACAGATTACTTACCTAAAATGATAAAATTAAATACGAAAATTATTGCAAATATTTCCGGAAATACCCTAGATGATTATAAATTAATTGCTGAAAAGTTAGATTTAAATGAAATAAATGCTCTTGAAGTAAATATTTCTTGTCCTAATGTAAAGGCTGGGGGTATGGCCTTTGGCACAGATGCGAAAATGGTTGAAAAAGTTACAAATACAGTAAAATCAGCAACTAGTTTACCAGTAATAGTTAAACTTAGTCCTAATGTCACAGATATAACTGAAATGGCTCTAGCTGCTGAAAGTGGGGGAGCTGATGGCTTAGCTTTAATTAATACTTTATTAGGAATGTCAGTTGATATAAATAGACAAAAACCAAGCCTTGGAAATGTTTTTGGAGGTTTGTCAGGTCCAGCTATTAAACCAGTTGCTTTAAGAATGGTATGGCAGGTTTTTCAAAAGGTTAATATACCGATAATTGGGCTGGGTGGAATTAGCAAATGGGAAGATGCAGTTGAATTTATGTTAGCAGGTGCTTCACTTGTTATGGTGGGAACAAGTAATTTTAGTAATCCTTTAGCACCTTTAGAAATAATCGAGGGAATAGAAAAATATTGTGAAAAAAATAATCTTAGTTCAGTGAGTGATTTAATTGGACTTGCCCAGAAGGGAGAATAA
- the pyrF gene encoding orotidine-5'-phosphate decarboxylase translates to MSSKLIVALDVNDLNEAKNLVTVLGDSVNYYKVGLELFLNTGGKVLEFLKDQKKKIFLDLKFHDIPNTVAQAAKWATTLGVDMFNVHASGGREMLQKVSEVVSETAKAQKIDKPLVIAVTILTSFNEEGITEVGYNGSIENLATNLAKLTKEGGLDGVVCSPKEVENIKKVCGREFITVCPGVRPKWSVSGDQKRIMTPKDAIEIGADFLVVGRPITKSNDPYEAAMKIINEMEQI, encoded by the coding sequence ATGAGCAGTAAATTAATAGTAGCTTTAGATGTTAATGATTTAAATGAAGCCAAAAATTTAGTTACAGTATTAGGTGATTCAGTTAATTATTATAAAGTAGGATTAGAACTTTTCTTAAATACTGGGGGCAAAGTATTAGAGTTTTTAAAAGATCAAAAGAAGAAAATATTTTTAGACCTAAAGTTTCATGACATTCCAAATACAGTAGCTCAGGCAGCTAAATGGGCTACTACTTTAGGTGTAGATATGTTTAATGTGCACGCTTCAGGTGGACGAGAAATGTTACAAAAAGTAAGTGAAGTAGTATCAGAAACAGCGAAAGCTCAAAAAATAGATAAACCATTAGTTATTGCAGTGACTATTTTAACAAGTTTTAATGAAGAAGGAATCACAGAAGTAGGTTATAACGGTTCGATAGAAAATTTAGCTACTAATTTAGCTAAGCTTACTAAAGAAGGTGGTTTAGATGGTGTGGTATGTTCACCTAAAGAAGTAGAAAATATTAAAAAAGTATGTGGACGAGAATTTATTACGGTATGTCCTGGGGTAAGACCTAAGTGGTCTGTTAGTGGAGACCAAAAAAGAATCATGACTCCTAAAGATGCCATAGAAATTGGTGCTGATTTTTTAGTAGTTGGTCGACCAATTACTAAAAGTAATGACCCTTATGAAGCAGCAATGAAAATAATAAATGAAATGGAGCAAATATAA
- the pyrE gene encoding orotate phosphoribosyltransferase — MLNEKEIITLLRETNALIDGHFLLSSGLHSESYVQCALLLKDPKIAEKICTDLADKFRNEKIDLVVGPALGGVIVAYEVARQLGVPNIFAERENGQMTLRRGFSVEKGKNVLVIEDVITTGGSSQEVVELLESMGANVIAAGSIIDRSKGEVKLTVPFKSLLKLDIKTYTKEKCPLCADGTEAIKPGSRR; from the coding sequence ATGTTAAATGAAAAAGAAATTATTACATTATTAAGAGAAACAAATGCACTTATAGACGGACATTTTTTATTAAGCTCAGGATTACATAGTGAATCGTATGTACAATGTGCTTTATTATTAAAAGATCCTAAAATAGCCGAAAAAATTTGTACCGATTTAGCAGATAAATTTAGAAATGAGAAAATAGATTTAGTAGTAGGTCCTGCTTTAGGTGGTGTTATAGTTGCCTATGAGGTTGCAAGACAACTAGGGGTTCCTAATATTTTTGCCGAAAGAGAAAATGGTCAAATGACTTTAAGACGTGGATTTAGTGTAGAAAAAGGTAAAAATGTTTTAGTTATTGAAGATGTAATTACAACAGGTGGATCTTCTCAGGAAGTAGTTGAACTTTTAGAGAGTATGGGGGCAAATGTTATAGCAGCAGGTTCAATTATAGATCGAAGTAAAGGCGAAGTTAAATTAACGGTGCCATTTAAATCTTTATTAAAGCTTGATATTAAAACTTATACTAAAGAAAAATGTCCTTTATGTGCTGATGGGACTGAAGCAATAAAGCCAGGTAGTAGACGATAA
- a CDS encoding ATP-binding protein, producing MTHDLERKRIINNYIMKAQIVFFAISTVILLKSQQLEYDGLILKSYLTIIFMISFLIGISLVSLSYQNSSITYNKIYTFLIIINLIIINITIMYTNIYEIRFLYLIPVIICATTFCVWVSIFLSIFIGIINITIIQSLTKILYPFNYTYETDIIFTGILILLAWLISTEFEVEKNLRMKLMETKVTLYKNKVLLETLINEISMGVFVIDGQGKFVHVNKQAIKILGIYTSYEDLISVHYKKFLMDINLKYPYTDSLVYKVLHEKQEKLHDTTIYNNKLLELVCQPVYEKNILKYAILTFSDITNEEKIREKVASFERLEAINQTVASVAHEIKNPLTTIKGFLDLSLKSNIDLDKSQLTLLTSEVDRCITIASDFLACTKKSNQAKKILNLEKIIRNHSLLLEKDALFNQVKLDLKLDEVSNLLIYENEIKQLLLNLTRNSIEAMEQGGKLIISLNEDKDHVYLKIKDNGKGIPEEVLEKLGTPFLTTKENGTGLGMTICYQIAERNNAKLTINSGQGLGTEITVSFLKEGLMHE from the coding sequence ATGACCCATGACCTAGAACGAAAAAGAATCATCAATAATTACATAATGAAGGCACAAATTGTATTTTTTGCGATATCCACTGTAATTTTATTAAAGTCGCAACAGTTAGAATACGATGGTTTGATATTGAAAAGTTATTTAACCATAATTTTTATGATTAGTTTTTTGATCGGTATTTCTCTAGTTAGCTTAAGCTATCAAAATAGTTCCATTACATATAACAAAATATATACCTTTTTAATAATAATTAATTTAATTATCATAAATATTACAATTATGTATACGAATATTTATGAAATAAGGTTTTTATATTTAATCCCTGTTATAATTTGTGCAACAACCTTTTGTGTCTGGGTGAGTATTTTTTTATCAATTTTTATTGGAATTATAAATATAACTATAATCCAAAGTCTTACTAAAATCTTGTATCCTTTTAACTATACGTATGAAACAGATATTATCTTTACCGGAATTTTAATCCTCTTAGCTTGGTTAATTAGTACAGAATTTGAGGTCGAAAAAAATTTAAGAATGAAATTAATGGAAACTAAGGTTACCTTATATAAGAATAAAGTATTATTAGAAACCTTAATTAATGAAATTTCTATGGGGGTATTTGTCATAGATGGACAAGGTAAATTTGTCCATGTGAACAAACAAGCAATAAAAATACTAGGTATATATACTAGTTATGAAGATTTAATCAGTGTCCATTATAAAAAATTTTTAATGGACATCAATCTTAAGTATCCCTATACTGACTCACTAGTTTATAAAGTTTTACATGAAAAGCAAGAAAAACTACACGATACTACAATATATAATAATAAACTATTAGAGCTAGTTTGCCAGCCTGTTTATGAAAAGAATATCCTAAAATATGCTATATTAACATTTTCAGATATTACTAATGAAGAAAAGATTAGAGAAAAGGTAGCTTCTTTTGAGCGATTAGAAGCAATTAATCAAACCGTAGCAAGTGTTGCCCATGAAATTAAAAACCCTTTAACCACGATTAAAGGATTTTTAGATTTAAGTCTTAAATCTAATATTGATTTAGATAAAAGCCAGTTAACCTTACTTACTTCAGAGGTTGACAGATGTATCACTATTGCAAGTGATTTTTTAGCGTGTACAAAAAAGTCTAATCAGGCTAAAAAGATTTTAAATTTAGAAAAAATAATACGAAATCATTCCTTATTACTGGAAAAGGATGCCTTATTTAATCAAGTGAAATTAGATTTAAAGCTTGACGAGGTTTCTAATCTTTTAATATATGAAAATGAAATAAAACAATTATTACTTAATCTTACTCGAAATTCAATTGAGGCAATGGAGCAGGGAGGTAAATTAATTATAAGTTTAAACGAAGACAAAGACCACGTTTATCTAAAGATAAAGGATAATGGAAAAGGAATCCCTGAAGAGGTCTTAGAAAAATTAGGTACGCCATTTTTAACGACAAAAGAAAATGGAACAGGGCTTGGCATGACAATTTGTTATCAAATAGCAGAAAGAAATAACGCAAAACTGACAATTAACTCAGGTCAAGGATTAGGTACAGAAATAACAGTTAGTTTTTTAAAGGAAGGATTAATGCATGAATAA
- a CDS encoding ubiquinone/menaquinone biosynthesis methyltransferase, whose amino-acid sequence MNKEKEEVYIKKLFNKMASHYNFTTIVLTLGIFPLIQNYMLRKSNLKTGDNVIDICCGTGKLSLKIAKRVGDGGKVVGIDFSSKMLDVGRLMMKNKSIKNVEFIEGNALDLPFSNNNFEIAINSFALRNVLNIKKSIEEMSRVVKSGGQVVCLEAAIPTNKILLQGFNLIFFKIIPFFAKIINKVKDNDKYFDYLWLIKSFKEFPSQTEIKNMYINAGLVEVKSFSLIGGLFTVYLGQKR is encoded by the coding sequence ATGAACAAAGAAAAGGAAGAAGTATATATAAAAAAACTATTTAATAAAATGGCCAGCCATTATAATTTTACAACGATTGTGTTAACCCTTGGGATATTTCCATTAATCCAAAATTATATGTTACGAAAATCAAATTTAAAAACTGGTGATAATGTTATAGATATATGTTGTGGTACAGGTAAGCTTAGTTTGAAAATAGCCAAAAGAGTGGGCGATGGGGGTAAAGTAGTAGGAATTGACTTTTCAAGTAAAATGTTAGATGTTGGTAGATTGATGATGAAAAATAAAAGTATAAAAAATGTAGAGTTTATTGAAGGAAATGCACTAGATCTCCCTTTTTCAAATAATAACTTTGAAATAGCAATTAATAGTTTTGCTTTAAGAAATGTTTTAAATATCAAAAAGTCTATTGAAGAAATGTCTAGGGTAGTAAAAAGCGGAGGTCAGGTTGTCTGCTTAGAAGCAGCAATTCCGACAAATAAAATCTTATTACAAGGTTTTAATCTGATTTTCTTTAAGATCATCCCATTCTTTGCAAAAATAATTAATAAGGTCAAAGATAATGACAAATATTTTGATTATTTATGGCTTATTAAGTCTTTTAAAGAGTTCCCAAGCCAAACAGAAATTAAAAATATGTACATAAATGCAGGTTTAGTAGAAGTAAAGAGTTTTAGTTTAATTGGTGGGCTTTTTACAGTTTACCTAGGTCAAAAGAGGTGA
- a CDS encoding DUF1540 domain-containing protein, with protein MKCDNIRCKVGECAYNKSGMCNAESIEVVSASQNMSVSTSDDTVCQTFKPKNSLS; from the coding sequence ATGAAATGTGATAACATTAGATGTAAGGTTGGAGAATGTGCTTATAATAAATCAGGTATGTGTAATGCTGAAAGTATTGAGGTAGTATCAGCTTCTCAAAATATGTCTGTCTCTACAAGTGATGATACAGTTTGTCAAACTTTTAAACCCAAAAATTCTTTAAGCTAA
- a CDS encoding restriction endonuclease — translation MKKKLENYYYNSLKKKEAPYAKTIKTFFKHLFIFIILVSVLVYYVDNILIVTLLSLGGFHFFYYSNKKIEKKKMNKFIKGLRNNISQEIFWKRIKGMDKDDFVVFIQSVLEGLPQFTEVTKSGQEIDLEAKFNDENIVITCHLLDGENAVEAYSARELSRFMSKNNFDKGIIISSTDFRESTKTFCEIIKEKRKILLLARHDLLEMARDADKLPLNSEIDDAILKRIEYKERAWKHTQEKIFAKSNLSNYILGGFFLLIFGIFMEGKINLLYYVASFLLFSFGAISFWVGIKKENIDYKWEDKII, via the coding sequence ATGAAAAAAAAATTAGAAAACTATTATTACAATAGTTTGAAGAAAAAGGAAGCACCCTATGCTAAAACAATTAAGACATTCTTTAAACATCTATTTATCTTTATTATTTTGGTAAGCGTACTAGTTTATTATGTCGATAACATTTTAATAGTTACTTTATTAAGTCTGGGTGGTTTTCATTTTTTTTATTATTCTAATAAAAAAATCGAAAAAAAGAAAATGAACAAATTTATTAAGGGATTAAGGAATAATATTTCCCAAGAAATATTTTGGAAAAGAATAAAAGGAATGGATAAAGATGATTTTGTTGTATTTATTCAATCTGTTTTAGAGGGATTGCCACAGTTTACTGAAGTAACAAAATCCGGGCAGGAGATCGATTTAGAAGCGAAATTCAATGATGAGAATATTGTAATTACTTGTCATTTATTAGATGGGGAAAATGCAGTAGAAGCCTATTCAGCTAGAGAATTGTCCCGTTTTATGAGTAAAAACAATTTTGATAAGGGAATTATCATTTCTAGTACTGATTTTAGGGAAAGTACTAAAACATTTTGTGAAATTATTAAAGAGAAAAGAAAAATATTGTTATTAGCACGTCATGATTTATTAGAAATGGCACGGGATGCCGACAAATTACCCCTAAATTCAGAAATAGATGATGCAATTTTAAAAAGAATTGAATACAAAGAAAGAGCATGGAAACATACACAAGAAAAAATTTTTGCTAAATCAAATCTAAGTAATTATATATTAGGAGGATTTTTTTTACTGATTTTTGGAATTTTCATGGAAGGTAAAATCAATTTATTATACTATGTAGCTAGCTTTTTATTGTTTAGTTTTGGTGCAATTAGTTTTTGGGTAGGAATTAAAAAAGAGAATATAGATTATAAGTGGGAAGATAAAATAATATAA
- a CDS encoding YqhV family protein: MNKIVLGMALLRLLSGLIEISAASLMLYFNRIETAFKINAILAIIGPLVLITVTSLGLVGLAGKVSIKQLVMIFSGVSMIFIALNKL; the protein is encoded by the coding sequence ATGAATAAAATTGTTTTAGGTATGGCTCTTTTAAGACTATTATCAGGTTTGATTGAAATATCTGCTGCATCATTAATGCTTTATTTTAATAGAATAGAAACTGCTTTTAAAATAAATGCTATTCTAGCTATTATTGGTCCACTTGTACTTATTACTGTGACATCACTAGGTTTAGTAGGTTTAGCGGGGAAGGTTTCTATTAAGCAACTCGTAATGATATTTTCTGGAGTAAGTATGATTTTTATAGCTTTGAATAAATTATAA
- a CDS encoding DUF441 domain-containing protein yields the protein MLGEGILLILILIGVLGHSNILAASACVLLVMKLSNLSHYFDLISRRGLEVGLLFLMLSVLVPFASDEMNFKDMLRGIFSWPGFFCAVGGAIATYMNGAGLSMLKVQPELMTGLVVGAIVGIVVFKGVPVGPLMSAGLAAFFMQIFNFIKG from the coding sequence TTGTTAGGAGAAGGAATATTATTAATATTAATTCTAATTGGAGTATTGGGACATTCTAATATATTAGCAGCTTCGGCTTGTGTTTTGTTAGTGATGAAATTGAGTAATCTATCTCATTATTTTGATTTAATTAGTAGACGAGGACTTGAAGTAGGACTGTTATTCTTAATGTTGTCCGTTTTAGTGCCTTTTGCAAGTGATGAAATGAATTTTAAGGATATGCTAAGAGGTATTTTTAGTTGGCCAGGATTTTTTTGCGCAGTAGGTGGCGCCATCGCTACTTACATGAATGGAGCAGGACTTAGTATGCTAAAAGTTCAGCCAGAGTTAATGACTGGTTTAGTTGTAGGTGCAATTGTAGGGATAGTTGTATTTAAAGGAGTCCCTGTTGGGCCATTAATGTCTGCTGGATTAGCTGCATTTTTTATGCAAATATTTAATTTTATTAAAGGTTGA
- a CDS encoding MFS transporter — protein sequence MKAKSNIVLASLGAVPLLMVLGNSMLIPVLPQMKSSLGITQFQVSLVITLFSIPAGLAIPFAGFLSDRYSRKKIIVPSLIIYGVGGVIALLAVLFMKKPYYAIMAGRVVQGIGAAGTAPIAMALASDIFTSDNRSKALGILEAANGLGKVISPILGSLLGIISWYALFYLFPILCIPTALAVWFLVKDPTTNQKSQSLKEYTSSLTKIFKNKGLHLMSTFFSGSVALFVLFGTLFYLSDYLEKKYGLEGVKKGLVLAIPVLGSSITSFLTGILTQRKKNKYKYLVIGGLILLSLSNLMIIFFIKNLYLFVTALAIGGVGAGLVLTCINTLITSSVSTEERGMITALYGAVRFTGVAVGPPIFGILMEKSNTITFGFAGGLAILAAIVVFFFTDPKVSSEDQTKNQKKDKKEEKNRFNYKKFILDTLMLRNTLGKLLVRPSLKPNKKDESINPSNYKDNNGSDKDNANENNVDKNNINKDNVDK from the coding sequence GTGAAAGCTAAAAGTAATATTGTATTAGCATCATTAGGTGCAGTTCCTCTACTAATGGTGCTAGGAAATTCAATGTTAATACCTGTTTTACCACAAATGAAATCTTCTCTAGGTATAACACAATTTCAAGTAAGTTTGGTAATTACTTTATTTTCGATACCTGCAGGTCTAGCTATTCCTTTTGCGGGATTTTTATCTGACAGATATAGTCGAAAGAAAATAATTGTTCCAAGTCTGATTATTTATGGAGTTGGTGGAGTAATCGCATTATTAGCTGTGTTATTTATGAAAAAGCCTTATTATGCAATAATGGCTGGTAGGGTAGTACAGGGAATAGGAGCAGCAGGTACTGCACCTATAGCAATGGCTTTAGCAAGTGATATCTTCACTTCTGATAATAGAAGTAAAGCTTTAGGTATTTTAGAAGCTGCTAATGGACTTGGTAAGGTTATAAGCCCTATTTTAGGTTCACTTCTTGGAATTATATCTTGGTATGCTCTTTTTTATCTATTTCCTATTTTATGTATCCCTACAGCTTTAGCGGTCTGGTTTTTAGTTAAAGATCCAACAACAAACCAAAAAAGTCAGTCACTAAAAGAATATACAAGCTCTTTGACTAAAATATTTAAAAATAAAGGATTACATTTAATGAGCACCTTTTTTTCAGGATCGGTTGCTTTATTTGTTCTATTTGGTACCTTATTTTATCTGTCAGATTATTTAGAAAAAAAATATGGTCTCGAAGGCGTAAAAAAAGGATTGGTTTTGGCAATACCAGTGTTAGGTAGTTCTATTACTTCATTTCTTACAGGAATTTTAACGCAAAGAAAAAAGAATAAATATAAATACTTAGTAATAGGTGGACTGATACTATTAAGTCTCTCAAATCTAATGATAATTTTCTTTATCAAAAATTTATATCTATTTGTTACTGCTTTAGCAATTGGCGGCGTTGGTGCAGGTTTAGTTTTAACTTGTATTAATACCTTAATTACAAGTAGTGTATCTACTGAAGAAAGAGGTATGATTACAGCTTTATATGGAGCGGTAAGATTCACGGGTGTCGCTGTAGGACCACCTATCTTTGGCATACTTATGGAAAAGAGTAATACTATAACTTTTGGGTTTGCTGGAGGATTAGCGATATTGGCTGCTATTGTAGTGTTTTTCTTTACTGATCCAAAGGTAAGTTCAGAAGATCAAACGAAAAATCAAAAAAAGGATAAGAAAGAGGAAAAAAACCGGTTTAATTATAAGAAATTCATCTTAGATACATTAATGTTAAGAAATACTTTAGGTAAATTACTCGTTAGACCAAGTTTAAAACCTAATAAAAAAGATGAATCTATAAACCCGTCAAATTATAAAGATAATAATGGTTCTGATAAAGACAACGCAAATGAAAATAATGTCGATAAAAATAATATTAATAAAGATAATGTTGATAAATAA
- a CDS encoding DUF3842 family protein: protein MKIAVVDGMGGGMGAQIVQGLVKGIGEKAEIWALGTNAMATSSMIKAGANKGATGENAIKVSIKEVDIIIGPLGIIMPNSMMGEITPFISETIASSKCRKILIPVNQAHVELVGYESKPLGELIKETIKIVLA, encoded by the coding sequence GTGAAAATAGCAGTAGTAGATGGAATGGGCGGAGGAATGGGAGCTCAAATTGTACAAGGTTTGGTCAAAGGAATAGGAGAAAAGGCGGAAATATGGGCACTTGGTACAAATGCTATGGCAACATCTAGTATGATAAAAGCAGGAGCAAATAAAGGTGCAACTGGTGAAAATGCAATTAAAGTAAGTATAAAGGAAGTCGATATTATTATTGGTCCATTAGGAATAATTATGCCTAATAGTATGATGGGAGAAATAACTCCTTTTATTTCTGAAACCATCGCCTCTAGTAAATGTAGAAAAATACTAATTCCTGTTAATCAAGCTCATGTAGAATTAGTAGGATATGAAAGTAAACCATTAGGGGAATTAATTAAAGAAACTATTAAAATAGTTCTAGCTTAG
- a CDS encoding CotS family spore coat protein translates to MATIFRDYVAEAQFILKSYPIKPNIIKQTQYDSKKAVWFVKTNENSYALKRYTLTKEKWSNIISAYYFLFQKGFNIAPLIVTNSFKPWIVSDNNFYILTNWVKGDLPNFENIDDILKITKSIANLHLYSKEYTPQTREYKDNNIELKRKQGLLLEYKYEAENQKNDEFSLLYLKHFEYFFESWENTSQNFNKSAYKKLIKNLDTMPCLCLNSFAPLNFSLDTSENIWILHLDKIHIDLPVLDLRQFIFKIMYTNDCWDKKVLSQIMKKYLEIYPLTEEELNLLLIDLQIPHLFFNISTRYFLFPASKTTQATLTKILHKAIKLEKEKKLVLKDFWELIKTSD, encoded by the coding sequence ATGGCTACTATTTTTCGGGACTATGTTGCAGAAGCCCAGTTTATTTTGAAAAGTTATCCAATCAAACCTAATATTATTAAACAAACTCAATATGATAGCAAAAAAGCAGTTTGGTTTGTGAAAACAAATGAAAACTCTTATGCTTTAAAGAGATATACCCTTACAAAAGAAAAATGGTCCAATATTATATCAGCCTATTATTTTTTATTCCAAAAGGGCTTTAATATTGCACCCTTAATAGTTACTAATAGTTTTAAGCCGTGGATTGTTTCTGATAATAACTTTTATATATTAACTAATTGGGTAAAGGGGGATTTACCTAATTTTGAAAATATTGATGATATTCTTAAAATAACTAAGAGTATTGCTAATCTACATTTGTATTCAAAAGAGTATACTCCCCAAACAAGGGAATATAAAGATAATAATATTGAGTTAAAACGAAAACAAGGGTTATTACTAGAATATAAATACGAAGCGGAAAATCAAAAGAACGATGAATTTTCACTTCTTTATTTGAAACATTTTGAATATTTCTTTGAATCCTGGGAAAATACTTCTCAAAACTTTAATAAATCAGCTTATAAAAAACTAATCAAAAATTTAGATACAATGCCTTGCTTATGTTTAAATAGCTTTGCACCCCTAAACTTTTCCTTAGACACCAGCGAAAATATATGGATACTACATCTAGACAAAATCCATATAGATTTACCAGTTTTAGATCTGCGCCAATTCATTTTTAAAATTATGTATACAAATGATTGTTGGGATAAAAAAGTTTTATCCCAAATCATGAAAAAATATTTAGAAATATATCCTTTAACTGAAGAAGAACTTAATTTATTATTAATAGACTTGCAAATACCACATCTATTTTTTAATATTTCGACTCGTTATTTTTTATTTCCAGCTAGTAAAACCACACAAGCCACTCTCACAAAGATCCTGCACAAAGCAATTAAGTTAGAAAAAGAAAAGAAACTTGTCTTAAAAGATTTCTGGGAACTTATTAAAACCTCTGATTAA
- a CDS encoding hydrogenase maturation protease: MEKTIVVGLGNPIVSDDGVGNKIAMILKDKVSPDIDVVEASLGGFNLMDIMTGYDNAILIDAVQTKNGKVGDVYRLDKDSLEFSYRLASVHDINLYTALEFGKQTGIKLPEKISIFAIEVQDVLTFGESLTPEVEKIVPEVVEMVIKELDLLKN, translated from the coding sequence ATGGAGAAAACTATTGTTGTAGGTTTAGGAAATCCTATTGTTAGTGATGATGGGGTCGGAAATAAAATTGCTATGATTTTAAAAGATAAGGTAAGCCCAGATATAGATGTTGTAGAAGCAAGCTTAGGTGGATTTAATTTAATGGATATTATGACAGGTTATGATAATGCAATTTTAATTGATGCTGTTCAAACTAAAAATGGTAAGGTGGGGGATGTTTATAGACTTGATAAAGATTCCTTAGAATTTTCATATAGACTAGCCTCAGTACATGATATTAATTTATATACAGCTTTAGAATTTGGAAAACAAACAGGAATTAAGTTACCAGAAAAGATATCCATTTTTGCTATTGAGGTTCAAGATGTTTTAACATTTGGGGAAAGTTTAACTCCTGAAGTAGAAAAGATTGTACCTGAGGTTGTTGAAATGGTTATTAAAGAGTTAGATCTGTTAAAAAATTAA